Proteins encoded within one genomic window of Arachis ipaensis cultivar K30076 chromosome B08, Araip1.1, whole genome shotgun sequence:
- the LOC107611438 gene encoding uncharacterized protein LOC107611438, which translates to MTKKRSWRNDETVVLTEACSAIIQHKLPQKLKDPGSFKIPCIIGEVTVEKALCNLGASINLMSLAMMKRMKIEEAKPTRIALQLADRSFKFPHGVVEDLLVKVGDFIFPANFVVLDMEEEAKASIILERLFLATAGAIIDVQKGELTLRLHDEKLVFNVFKAMSYPQKALGECMWVDAVEIVVQETFEEALEELTEEGSLLNVAVVDDNSAEVPIQSTSEERKKEKEAPKLELKALPPTLKMSHTYSKNAQMDCSEDVFQRKKEGKFYGIVMLLAMEAILEEKEQQQKSCSADSFGPPSSKMHES; encoded by the exons atgaccaagaagagaagctggaggaATGATGAAACGGTGGTGTTAACTGAGGCATGTAGTGCCATCATCCAACACAAGCTGCCTCAAAAATTGAAGGACCCAGGAAGCTTCAAAATTCCCTGTATCATAGGGGAAGTCACGGTTGAAAAAGCCTTGTGCAATTTGGGAGCTAGTATCAATTTGATGTCGTTAGCAATGATGAAaagaatgaagattgaggaagctaaACCAACAAGAATAGCTCTCCAATTAGCAGACAGATCATTCAAATTTCCTCATGGAGTAGTTGAGGATTTATTGGTAAAAGTAGGAGACTTCATCTTCCCTGCTAACTTTGTGGTGCTGGATATGGAGGAAGAAGCTAAGGCTTCAATAATTTTGGAAAGGCTATttttagctactgctggagccatcattgacgtccaaaagggTGAACTTACTCTTAGGCTACATGATGAGAAGCTGGTTtttaatgtgttcaaggccatgagctaCCCACAGAAAGCACTTGGAGAGTGTATGTGGGTGGATGCAGTGGAAATTGTGGTGCAAGAAACCTTTGAAGAAGCCCTTGAAGAATTGACAGAGGAGGGTTCATTGTTAAATGTTGCGGTTGTTGATGACAACTCAGCTGAAGTGCCTATTCAAAGCACATCGGAGgagaggaagaaggagaaagaagcacccaaactggAGCTAAAAGCATTGCCTCCTACCCTTaa GATGAGCCATACTTATTCAAAAAATGCTCAGATGGATTGCTCAGAAGATGTATTtcagaggaagaaggaaggaaaGTTTTATGGAATTGTCATGCTTCttgctatggaggccattttggaggagaaagaacagcagcaaaaGTCTTGCAGTgcagattcttttggcccaccatcTTCAAAGATGCACGAGAGCTAG